CTATTTTAGACCCAATTACTCAAAACCCTAATAGGTATGAGCTAGGTTTATTTGACGTAACGGAGCCTGAAAACAAAAAGAATTTATCTCGATTAGAAAATTTTTACATCCAATTCGAGAAGAAAAAAATAAAACTAAAATACGGTCAATACACGCCTAAATACCTTTTCATAAACCCACAAGACGGTAGAATGAGCCCAACCATGACAAGAGGTTTGGAAGTAAACTGGAAGAACGAACAATCGAATTTAATGGTAGCCTATATTCATGGCATATCTCCACGGTCTACAGTTAGTTGGTATAAAGTCTCAGACACATTTGGCATTTATCCAAGCGGGAGAGCCACAGATGGCACCGCAGGTAACTATCAAGGAAATATTGAAACACCCGGAATTGTCTTAGCTGAATGGAATCAAAAAATAGAAAAAGGAATTCAACTAAAAATGGGTTCTATGTCTGTTTTAAATATTTTTCAAACATGGTATACCAATGTGGGCATTGCTAAAAATGGTTGGAAAGTAAATGCCATGGGCATATACCAGCACCCATTAAATCCAGAAAGCAATCAATCTTACCTAGACGAAGACGAGAAATCATTAGTTTTTAGCGGCCAAATAGCCAAAGAAATAAATAAGTGGCATACAAGTATTAATTATACCAGAATAGCCGATAAAGGCAGATTTTTGATGCCGAGAGAATGGGGACGAGAGCCATTTTATACCTTCCTTCCTAGAGAGAGAAACGAAGGTGCTTCAGATGTTCATGCCGCTAGCCTCAAGATACAAAACACATTATCAAAAGAACTTTCCCTCAACCTTGGTATAGGAAAATACTGGCTTCCAGATGCTTCTGATGCTAGTAAAAATAAATATGCCATGCCTTCTTACAATCAAATAAATGTGGAGGCAAATTACGTATTCAACGGTTGGTTAGAAGGAGGCTCTATTAAAACATTATTTGTCAGGAAAATAGGAACAGAAGATACTTATCAAAATCCAAAAGTAGTCTTCAACAAAGTGAATATGAACACTTTAAATATCATTTTTAATTACACTTTTTAATCAATTTCTTTAGTATGCTTGAATTATTAAAACAACCATGGCCATGGTATGTGGCTGGACCATTAATTGGCCTTACCGTACCTTTATTATTGCTTTTAGGTAATAAATCACTCGGAATTTCTTCTTCGCTTAGGCATGTATGTGCTATGTGCGTTCCTGCCGGAATAAAGTTCTTTGATTACAACTGGCGTAAAGAAGTTTGGAATTTATTCTTTGTTGTTGGAATTGCTGGCGGGGCCTTTGTTGCCACTTATTTTTTGACCAATCCTAATCCAATAGAAATAGGAGAGCGAACCCATCAATTACTACTTTCTTACGGACTGACTGATTTTTCAGGATTGATTCCAAATGAATTATTTGGTACTGCTCAAATCTTATCTCTGAAAGGACTTATCTTTTTTGTTATCGGTGGATTCATGGTAGGTTTTGGTACCAGATACGCGGGCGGATGTACTAGTGGACACACCATTATGGGTTTGTCAAATTTACAATGGCCATCTTTAGTAGCCACATGCTGCTTCATGGTGGGCGGTGTTATCATGACACACTTCATTCTTCCTCAAATTTTTAAACTTTTTTAAGGCTATGACTAATATAAAAGACAAACTACCGGAAGCTTGCGAAGCTCCAAATTCCTCAAAAGAAAGTGAAAGCTTTTTATCTAACCTCAAATACCTTTTCATCGGAGCCATGTTTGGTTTGGTTTTCATCAAAGGAGAAATAGTTTCTTGGTTCAGAATTCAAGAGATGTTCCTATTTGACAGCTTTCATATGTATGGCGTAATTGGCTCGGCAGTCATTACAGGAATAATATCCGTTTGGCTCATTAAGAAGTTTAATATCAAAACCATGAACGGAGAAAAAGTGGTTATCAATCCTAAGAAATTCAACAAAGGCCAAATTTATGGTGGACTCATCTTTGGGCTTGGCTGGGCACTTACAGGAGCTTGCCCAGGGCCACTTTATGCCCAATTAGGTGCTGGTTACTTGGCTATTGGCGTAACAGTTCTTTCGGCTATTGCGGGTGTATGGATTTTCGGAAAATTCAGAGATAAATTACCGATGTAAACAATCGGCTTTGTGACATGCGTCACAGCATTCCAATAATGGAGTAAGTAAGTTTGTATTAGATAATCACAAAGACTAAAAGATGACAGAAATAATAGGATATGCATTGGCCACAGTAATAGGAATAAGTTTAGGGCTTATTGGCGGTGGCGGTAGCATATTAACACTTCCAATACTCGTTTACCTTTTGGCTATCAATCCAGTTTTGAGTACGGCGTATTCGCTCTTCATTGTAGGTTCTACCTCTTTAGTAGGTTCATTTAGCTACATGAAAAAAGGTTTAGTCAACTATAAAACAGCTGTCATATTTGCGATACCGTCGTTCATTGCAGTTTTTCTTACCAGAAAATATTTGATGCCCGCTGTACCTGATGAGTTATTTAGTATTGGTGATTTCATGGTCAACAAAGATTTAGGCATCATGGTACTCTTTGCATTGGTCATGCTTATGGCTTCGTATTCTATGATTACTGATAATAAGCCAGAGGCAGAGGAAAACGTAGAATTGAACTATAATTATCCTTTAATAGCGGCAGAAGGATTAGTGGTTGGAACATTAACAGGTGTGGTAGGTGCTGGTGGTGGTTTTTTGATTATTCCAGCATTGGTACTCTTAGTTAGATTGCCCATGAAAATGGCTGTAGGAACCTCCCTACTTATCATAGCCGCAAAATCGCTTATCGGCTTTATGGGAGACCTTGGAAACCAAGCTATTGACTGGAAGTTCCTATTAATATTCACAGGACTTTCCATACTAGGCATATTCGTTGGTACCTATTTAACCAAGTTTATTCCAGGGGAGAAATTGAAAAAATCGTTTGGCTGGTTTGTGCTGCTTATGGCGGTTTACATATTGGTCAAAGAAATTATACTATAAACTTAATACAGATTTAAAGAGTTATTAAACTAATAAATATTACTACTATGAAAATAGAACAGATATATACGGGATGTTTGGCACAAGGAGCTTATTACATAGAAAGCGAAGGTGAAGTGGCCATTATAGACCCATTACGTGAAGTAGAGCCTTACTTAAAGAAAGCTGAAAAAGAAGGTCAAAAAATAAAATACGTTTTTGAAACGCATTTTCATGCAGATTTTGTTTCTGGCCATTTAGATTTATCTAAGAAATCAGGAGCTCCAATAATTTATGGACCAAATGCCGTAACAGGTTTTGACTCCATCATAGCTACCGACGGACAGACCTTAAAACTAGGTGCTGTTACCATCAAAGTTTTACACACACCAGGGCACACCATGGAGTCTACATCTTATTTACTTATAGATGAGAATGGTAAAGAAACTGCTCTTTTTAGTGGAGACACGCTTTTTATAGGTGATGTGGGAAGACCAGATTTAGCTCAAAAATCAGATTTGACCATTGAAGATTTAGCTGGTCATTTGTATGATTCGCTTAGAAACAAAATCATGGTACTTCCTGATGATGTTATAGTTTACCCTGCTCACGGTGCGGGTTCTGCTTGTGGTAAAAACATGAGTAAAGAAACCACTGATACGCTGGGTAATCAAAAAAGTGTCAACTATGCTTTAAGAGCAAATATGACAAAGGCGGAATTTATCAAAGAAGTGACAGACGGGCTTGCTCCACCTCCTCAGTATTTCCCTGAAAATGTAAAAATGAATAAGGAAGGATACGAATCAATAGACACGGTAATGAACAGAGGAGCTCAAGCTCTAAGTCCTGCTGCTTTTGAAGCTGCCGCCAATGAAACTGGTGCTGTAGTTTTAGACACTAGAGATGCTGCCGACTTTGCTGCTGGCTTTGTGCCAAACTCTATCAATATTGGTTTAAATGGTCAATTTGCCCCATGGGTAGGTGCATTAATTCCTGACTTAAGACATGAGATACTTTTAATTACAGAACCAGGCAAAGAGGAAGAAACAGTCATCAGACTAGCCAGAGTGGGTTATGATAACACCATAGGCTACTTGAAAGACGGCATACCTGCTTGGAAAGCAAGCGGTGCCGAAGTAGACAGCATAGAGTCTATAGATGCTGCTGAACTAGCCAAAAGAATGGAAGGCGACATCAATGTAATAGATGTAAGAAGACCAGGCGAATATGAAGCAGAACACGTAGAAGGCGTGCCTAGTTTCCCTTTAGATTTCATCAATGATAACATGGCAGAACTAGACCGTGACAAAAAATACACCATTCACTGTGCAGGTGGCTACCGCTCTATGATGGCTGCCAGTATCTTAAAGGCAAGAGGCTTTGAGGTGGTGGATGTAAAAGGCGGCTTTGGAGCTATCAATAATTCAGGTCTTTTTAAGACAACTGCTTATGTTTGCCCAAGTACCTTGAAGTAAAACCCCTTCTTTAATATAACTCCCCTGATATATTTCGGGGGAGTTTTTTTTATACACATTGGCTATGATAGCCTCAAAAAAAACTTCCCTCAAAAGCCTAAAAATCGATAAACCGAAGTCTATGGAAAGTATAAATCGTAAAAATCATTGGGAGAATATCTACAAAACTAAGAAACTAAAAGACGTTAGTTGGTTTGAACCAACACCAGAAACATCACTGGGTTTCTTTCAACAGTTTAGCATACCACACGCTGCAAAAATCATAGATATTGGTGGTGGCGACAGCCTTTTAGTGGACCATTTACTAAAGCTAGGTTACCTAGATATTTCAGTACTTGATATTTCGGAAGCGGCACTGGAAAGAGCAAAACAGCGACTGGGTGACCAAGCCAATGAAGTAAAATGGATTGTATCAGACGCAGCGACATTTAAACCCACTGAGAAATATGATTTTTGGCATGATAGAGCTGCATTTCATTTCCTGACTGAGAAGCGAGACATTTCAAATTATTTAGAAACGGCCCAAAACTATATTAATCCAAAAGGTATATTGGTTATTGGGACATTTTCTAAAAATGGTCCAGAAAAATGTAGCGGAATACAAATCAAACAATATTCAGAAACAAGTATGACAGAGCGGCTAAAGGCATTTTTCGAAAAAATAAAGTGCATTACCATTGACCATAAAACACCATTTAACACTATTCAAAACTTTGTTTTCTGTAGTTTCAGGAAAGCACAGTTGGCTTCAAAATAGTTTTATACTACCCTCAATAATTCTTCTTGATACGTTTTCAAGCAAAACGTTTACTTTATATTATGACTCTCTCCATTGATTTCAGGGGGCTTCTTGTTCTTTCTTTGGTCAATACAAAGGTGTAGTCATAAACTATACATTGAAATATACTATGACCTAACGCTCAAATGAACCACAGCCTGTCCTGAGCTTATTCGAAGGGCCTTAATCGCTGTATTCGAGCCTAATTGTTACCCACCATATTTATTTTTCAAATCCTTTATCAGGTTACTGAAAACATATTCGTGTTCTTGTTCAATTCCAATTTCCTCCAATGGTTTCCAATAAAATCTCGGATACAGCTCAGAAGTATAAGTCGTTATTCTTGTCATTTTCGTTTGTCCGTTATCTAACTCGTCAAAAAGATAAATTGCTTCTTTAAAACCGAGCCATTTTCTACCAGTTAGTTGATAGTCGATTACGTCCATTTTTAAAATTTTGCCTTTTTCAAGCTCGGTTATCTTTTCAACAATTTGTCCGCCTTGAAAGTAGCATGTCCTTATTCCGCCTACTTTTTCTTCTTCAAGCACACACTTCTGTGGGATTGGTAAGTCAAGTTTCATCAAGAAAGGTTTTTCAGCATCCAGTGTGTCAACTGACTTTATTGTCTCATAAACTTGAATGGGAGAGTATGGAAGAATTATCTCTGATTTAACTTCAATTACAAATTGCTCATTCTTTGTCAGTTCAGTTTCTATGAAGGCAAAAGTCAGGAAGAGGCAGAGTGGTAAAATAGAGCTTTTAATCAAGTTGTCTTGCTTATCTGTCTTTCGGTACATCTTAATCAGATCCTTTACAAATGCTCCAAGAGCAATTGCAATCATTATCAAAGGCATTGCCATTAACACACACACCATTCCTTCAAGTCCTCCAGCTAAAAGTAAAATGAAGAAAATGGCAAGGGAAATAATCAGTCCCCACAAGCTGATTGCCTTAATTGTAGATTTCCCTAAAATGTATCCGAGTGCAAATGGCAAGAACACAAAGAATGACAATCCATACCCAATTAGTTCGTAGTGAAGCAATGCGAAACCTAAAGACAAAAATGTCAGACTTATTATTATTGATATAACGAATTCTCTTTTCATATGATGGGTAACGGTCTGTGTATTGTGCGTATCCCGCAGGATATGCACAATACACTTTTTTGCCAGTAGTCATTAATTATCCGTTCCAAATTGAAGTTGTCGCTGGTATTCTTTTTCATCAAAATAGCGGTTTGATTCTTGGATTAATCCATCATCATTTAAGGTCCAATCCTCAAATCCACTAATTTTAACTTTCTTACCAGTTCCATTTGGGACGTCATTTGTTCCAGTCAGTGTCCAATAGAATCGTGTTTTCTCCGATTTAGTAATTAGACTATCCATTGAAACAACCATATCCGGAAAGACTTCCATAAATCCTTTTGCAACATTTGTTATTGTTGCTGTACCTTCTGCTCGTTCCCCTTCATTTATCTGTAGAACTCCATCTTCAGCGAAAAAATAGGAAACAAAATTAGGTCTTTGGCTACACCATACTTGTGCATAACTCTTGGCAAAAGCGGCTATATCAAATTTTTGAAGTTCTTCTGGTAAGGCTGTATTAGTGAATGAGATATTAATGAATTTCCATTCACCATCTTCCTTCATTAAAGTGAAATTGTCTATGTTATTTGTCCGAGGGACACCATATTTATGTAGTGTAGCATCAGCCCAAACAAAAGCAATTTGGCCCTTATTTATAAGGATTTTGTATTCCTTCACGGGTTCGTAAAAGGGCTTGCGTTCTTGGCCTCGTTTTTTTTGTGTTTCAAAGTATTCGTCAATTGGGATAACGGAATTTTTCGAAACTCCATCGCGTATTATTGCACTTGCCAAGTTTGCTTTGTCTGAAACTATGGAATCCAAGGTCTTAAAGTCAGAATTACCCACTGCAAACAAGAGCTTTTCTACAAGGGCTATTAATTCTAGCTCCTCTGGATTCCAGGTGTGACCTTCTACCACCTTTTCGGTCTTATTTGATTTGGATTGACAACTAAAAAATAAGCTAGAAACCACTACAAGAGTTAATATTACAATACTCCATGTCTTTTTCATAATCAGTTTCTTTTAAGTTCTGCCAACGGTTTAGTGCATGATTTCGTAAGGGATTGTGAGCTTCAAACCTGTCAATTTACCGCACAAAATTGATGCGGATAAGAACGCTTGAAAATCCATGAAACCCTTATGAGTTATACACATTGTGTGTGCCTTGAATGACGAATTTAGTTCTTTAAAAGAACAATCCAAAGGGTGAAAGTCCCGTAGGCAAGGGAGTCGTTACCCTAAGCTAAGTAGGTGGCAAGGGTGGGTCAGGTGACTGGCCATCTGAAGTAAGCCAAACCACGTTGTCTGTACTGACGAACAGGAACTACATACTGAGGCTATTAGGTCGGATGAGGTAACACATGCTGCCGAAGTCCAAAGCTCTGAAAAGAGACAGTACCGAAATAGTAGATGTAGCAGCGATAGACAAAAGGATATTCGCCTTACCAAGGGAGCTCTCGAACCATACGCGTATGGATTGAGAAGTCAGCAGAGGTCATATTAGGTAAAAGAAATGAGCGAGGATTGCTAAGACCATACCCTCGAGGACTCACAAATTACTGAAGGACTAAACATTGAGTCGTGTCTGGATTTAGCTAAGAATCAAGCATAGCTTAGCTTTAGAAAAGACAGAAAGTAAACTATGATAGAGCAAATTTTACAAGCTAAAAACCTCACTAAGGCTCGCCGAAAGGTTGAGTTGAACGGAGGTTCGGCAGGCGTCGACGGGATGCAAACAACCGAACTGAAATCGTACATCGAACAGCACGGAGAATGCATACTGACCTCGATTGTCAATTGCAAGTATTTACCAAGCCCTATCTTGGCGGTAGAAATACCAAAAGCGAGTGGTGGAACCCGAATACTGGGTATACCCACCGTAACCGACCGATGGTTACAACAAGCTGTAAGTCAGCAACTGGCTATGAAGTTTGAGCTCGACTTTGAGGACGAAAGCTACGGTTTTCGCCCAAAGAGGAATTTGCACCAAGCAGTTTTACAAGCCCAAAAGTTCATCAATGATGGCTTTCAGGATATTGTAGATATTGATTTGAGTAAGTTTTTCGACGAAGTAGAGCATTACAAACTTCTGCAACTCATCTACAACAAGGTAAAATGCCCCATCACTCTGCGTTTAATACGCAAGTGGCTTCGTGCACCAATCATGAAAAATGGTAAACTTCACAAACGCCGCAAAGGAGTACCACAAGGCAGTCCATTGAGTCCATTATTGTCAAACATTATGCTTGACCAACTGGATAAAGAACTCAAAAGTAAAGGCTTAAAGTTTATCCGCTACGCCGATGATTTTAGCATCTATTGCAAGTCAAAAGCAGAAGCCAAACGGATAGGTAACTATGTTTATCTCTTTCTAAGAGACAAGCTAGAACTACCCATCAACAAGGCAAAAAGCGGCATACGCAGACCTTCTAATTTTGAGCTTTTGGGTCATGGCTTTGTGCCTACTTACAAAAAAGGTGAGAAAGGCAAATACCAACTTGTAGTAAAAGAAAGTAGCTGGCAATCGTTAAAACGCAAGCTAAAGGCAGCCACCAAAAAGACCAAACCATACAGTTTTGACCTGCGACTAGCCAAAATCAAAGAAGTTTATAGAGGATGGGTGAACAACTACCGCTTAGCTAGTATTCACGGCAAACTCAAAGCTCTTGACGAATGGTTAAGGAATAGGTTGAGATACTGTATTTGGACTGACTGGAAAAAGCCGGAACGCAAGCGAAAGAACCTGATTAGGCTTGGCGTAAACCATATTCAAGCGTACCGATGGAGCAGAACTAGAATGGGAGGATGGGCAACTGCTCAAAGCCCTATTTTAAAGACTACCATCACGCTTGAGAAGTTAAGGTTACGAGGTTACGAAAGTATGTTGGATTATTATCAACGCTTACAACCAGAGATTCAATGAACCGCCGTATACGAGACCCGTACGTACGGTGGTGTGAGAGGTGTACCGTAGGCTTCATGGCCTACGGCCATCTACTCGATTGAACTTAACCCAAGGTAGCTAAAGCCAAAACTCAGACTATCCTAATTTAAGCTCATAATCAAAATATATTGTTATGAGTAAAAATAAGGAAAATTATGGATGGTAAAATACCAAGAGTAATAGTGCTAAAACTTTAACAGAACTAGCCAAACGAGAGGTTCCCGGCTTTGGAGGAACACATCAAGAAGTTTGAGCATCAGATAACTATTAAAAGCTATGTGTAGACTTACGATATTTTAAGACAGTTTAAAATGGCTCAAAAAAGTACTCAGCTGGGAGAGGTCTGTTTTTGCTTTACATTTAAAACGCAGGAATAGTCGGAAACTTAGGCGAAATCAAGAGAGCAAAATTGAAATTATGGTTACAGAACCTCCTTTATAAAACACAAATAACAAACGAGTTCCATTGAATCCGTCCCGATAGTTATCGGGAGCAAATATCTGGGTGCTTGAGCTCAACAGAGGCTCAAATAAACCAGAGCCTGTCCTGAGCTTATTCGAAGGGCCTTAATTGCTGCATTCGAGCCTAATTGTTAGCATTTCGTTTTTATTCAATCAGTTTATCTAAATGTCTTTCAACTTTCATTTCTAAACTCACTAACTCTCCTTTGTAAAAAACACTATTGATAATCCACGGAATTGGCATTTTCTGACCATCCTCTTGTGATTTAATGTGGTTTATTTCTAACGGAATATTTTTCTTTTTTGCGTAATCTCTCAATAATTCATTCGTGTAAAATTCCGTAAATGGACAAGTATTCGAATAGTATGCTGTAATTCCATTCTTATTCGAGCAATTTCCAGATTTGGCACTTTCCATAAATTTTGGAAATTCAGCTTTAGGATTTGTTTTTAATCCCCAAAGTTTAAAATAAGGTTTTGCTTCATCAATTATTTCGAATCCTTGATGTTTTAGAAATTTGGGGTCAGTCATAAAAGGTCTTTTCTTATCACTTGAGATAGCAATAATTCCATCCATTCCTTTAGAGTCGGCTAAACATTGTTCCAACAACTTTTTCCCGTTACCTTTTCCCTTGAATTGTCCAGAAACCCAAAAACAATTTATGACCATAAAATTCTTTCCGATTAAAGGAAGCCAAGAATTTTCTATTGGTACATATTCGATAAATACTTTTCCTCGAACGTCTACTTTTTGAAAATTGTAGCCATTTTTAAATTCTTTTTTTAACCACTCTTTTTTCTTTTCGTATCCATCTCGACATTTTTTATCACTTATCGCACAGCAAATATGTTCGTCTTGAATGTTTTTGTCTGTAAGTTTTAAAATTTCCATTTTCCTTTTAAGTTCGAGTGTTTTTTTTGATGAATGCCAACGATTGTATATCCGAACAAAAGGTGCAGATACTATTCTTAAATCTATACTAATCTAATAGGTTTTTAATAGATGTCAAATCTTTTGTGGCTACGTAGTATTTACTTCTAGGGAGTGCCAGCTTGTTCTTCAGACCGATATTAGAAACCTCATTCAAAACATAAACAGACTTAGTCTCAGACCTAAACTTATTTCAATTAAACTGCAACCTGAAAAATGAAGATTAATAAACTTAAGGATTTGCAAGTAAATATAGAGTTCCTCCCCTATTTTCATATTCAAGGCCTGTCTCACCA
This sequence is a window from Arcticibacterium luteifluviistationis. Protein-coding genes within it:
- a CDS encoding YeeE/YedE family protein codes for the protein MLELLKQPWPWYVAGPLIGLTVPLLLLLGNKSLGISSSLRHVCAMCVPAGIKFFDYNWRKEVWNLFFVVGIAGGAFVATYFLTNPNPIEIGERTHQLLLSYGLTDFSGLIPNELFGTAQILSLKGLIFFVIGGFMVGFGTRYAGGCTSGHTIMGLSNLQWPSLVATCCFMVGGVIMTHFILPQIFKLF
- a CDS encoding ester cyclase, with protein sequence MKKTWSIVILTLVVVSSLFFSCQSKSNKTEKVVEGHTWNPEELELIALVEKLLFAVGNSDFKTLDSIVSDKANLASAIIRDGVSKNSVIPIDEYFETQKKRGQERKPFYEPVKEYKILINKGQIAFVWADATLHKYGVPRTNNIDNFTLMKEDGEWKFINISFTNTALPEELQKFDIAAFAKSYAQVWCSQRPNFVSYFFAEDGVLQINEGERAEGTATITNVAKGFMEVFPDMVVSMDSLITKSEKTRFYWTLTGTNDVPNGTGKKVKISGFEDWTLNDDGLIQESNRYFDEKEYQRQLQFGTDN
- a CDS encoding YoaP domain-containing protein, producing the protein MEILKLTDKNIQDEHICCAISDKKCRDGYEKKKEWLKKEFKNGYNFQKVDVRGKVFIEYVPIENSWLPLIGKNFMVINCFWVSGQFKGKGNGKKLLEQCLADSKGMDGIIAISSDKKRPFMTDPKFLKHQGFEIIDEAKPYFKLWGLKTNPKAEFPKFMESAKSGNCSNKNGITAYYSNTCPFTEFYTNELLRDYAKKKNIPLEINHIKSQEDGQKMPIPWIINSVFYKGELVSLEMKVERHLDKLIE
- the ltrA gene encoding group II intron reverse transcriptase/maturase, with amino-acid sequence MIEQILQAKNLTKARRKVELNGGSAGVDGMQTTELKSYIEQHGECILTSIVNCKYLPSPILAVEIPKASGGTRILGIPTVTDRWLQQAVSQQLAMKFELDFEDESYGFRPKRNLHQAVLQAQKFINDGFQDIVDIDLSKFFDEVEHYKLLQLIYNKVKCPITLRLIRKWLRAPIMKNGKLHKRRKGVPQGSPLSPLLSNIMLDQLDKELKSKGLKFIRYADDFSIYCKSKAEAKRIGNYVYLFLRDKLELPINKAKSGIRRPSNFELLGHGFVPTYKKGEKGKYQLVVKESSWQSLKRKLKAATKKTKPYSFDLRLAKIKEVYRGWVNNYRLASIHGKLKALDEWLRNRLRYCIWTDWKKPERKRKNLIRLGVNHIQAYRWSRTRMGGWATAQSPILKTTITLEKLRLRGYESMLDYYQRLQPEIQ
- a CDS encoding class I SAM-dependent methyltransferase, with protein sequence MESINRKNHWENIYKTKKLKDVSWFEPTPETSLGFFQQFSIPHAAKIIDIGGGDSLLVDHLLKLGYLDISVLDISEAALERAKQRLGDQANEVKWIVSDAATFKPTEKYDFWHDRAAFHFLTEKRDISNYLETAQNYINPKGILVIGTFSKNGPEKCSGIQIKQYSETSMTERLKAFFEKIKCITIDHKTPFNTIQNFVFCSFRKAQLASK
- a CDS encoding polyketide cyclase, translating into MKREFVISIIISLTFLSLGFALLHYELIGYGLSFFVFLPFALGYILGKSTIKAISLWGLIISLAIFFILLLAGGLEGMVCVLMAMPLIMIAIALGAFVKDLIKMYRKTDKQDNLIKSSILPLCLFLTFAFIETELTKNEQFVIEVKSEIILPYSPIQVYETIKSVDTLDAEKPFLMKLDLPIPQKCVLEEEKVGGIRTCYFQGGQIVEKITELEKGKILKMDVIDYQLTGRKWLGFKEAIYLFDELDNGQTKMTRITTYTSELYPRFYWKPLEEIGIEQEHEYVFSNLIKDLKNKYGG
- a CDS encoding sulfite exporter TauE/SafE family protein, which gives rise to MTEIIGYALATVIGISLGLIGGGGSILTLPILVYLLAINPVLSTAYSLFIVGSTSLVGSFSYMKKGLVNYKTAVIFAIPSFIAVFLTRKYLMPAVPDELFSIGDFMVNKDLGIMVLFALVMLMASYSMITDNKPEAEENVELNYNYPLIAAEGLVVGTLTGVVGAGGGFLIIPALVLLVRLPMKMAVGTSLLIIAAKSLIGFMGDLGNQAIDWKFLLIFTGLSILGIFVGTYLTKFIPGEKLKKSFGWFVLLMAVYILVKEIIL
- a CDS encoding MBL fold metallo-hydrolase, whose amino-acid sequence is MKIEQIYTGCLAQGAYYIESEGEVAIIDPLREVEPYLKKAEKEGQKIKYVFETHFHADFVSGHLDLSKKSGAPIIYGPNAVTGFDSIIATDGQTLKLGAVTIKVLHTPGHTMESTSYLLIDENGKETALFSGDTLFIGDVGRPDLAQKSDLTIEDLAGHLYDSLRNKIMVLPDDVIVYPAHGAGSACGKNMSKETTDTLGNQKSVNYALRANMTKAEFIKEVTDGLAPPPQYFPENVKMNKEGYESIDTVMNRGAQALSPAAFEAAANETGAVVLDTRDAADFAAGFVPNSINIGLNGQFAPWVGALIPDLRHEILLITEPGKEEETVIRLARVGYDNTIGYLKDGIPAWKASGAEVDSIESIDAAELAKRMEGDINVIDVRRPGEYEAEHVEGVPSFPLDFINDNMAELDRDKKYTIHCAGGYRSMMAASILKARGFEVVDVKGGFGAINNSGLFKTTAYVCPSTLK
- a CDS encoding DUF6691 family protein, producing MTNIKDKLPEACEAPNSSKESESFLSNLKYLFIGAMFGLVFIKGEIVSWFRIQEMFLFDSFHMYGVIGSAVITGIISVWLIKKFNIKTMNGEKVVINPKKFNKGQIYGGLIFGLGWALTGACPGPLYAQLGAGYLAIGVTVLSAIAGVWIFGKFRDKLPM